The nucleotide window GTAGTTGTAAGAGTTGACAAAGTAAATATCGAGAGCGGCAATAGTCATGGCAGCCATCGTAGCCTTTGGTCGCCATTGGGAACCAGCTCGCCCTGTGAAAGTTGGACTCGTAACGAAAGCAATGGCGAAGAGGTTCGCGATATGAGGCCACAGGAGTTGTGGGAGAGCATAATAGAAGAATGTCTTTGGCTCTTCCGAAGTGCAGAACGGGCAGTTCGCGAGCACTTCGGGTCCAAATTGCAAGTATAGCAGTCGGCTCTCGAGGTTGACAAATCTGCCCCTCAGCGCTTCGTCTTGCTTCGTGAGAATATTGTCGGGTCTTCCAACTGCAACACGGTTGAATAGAACATCGACCGGGATCTGGAGACGGCTTTGGGTCGCAAGGAACAAGTTCTCGGGTGCGAACGGCGGTAATGTCTTGAGGATGTAGCTGATGATTAAGAAGGCCAGGAGAGCCAGCGCAACGCGGACTTTGGGCGGTACGGGAACTATAGGCGCATGTCGGGATTGCGAAGAGGCCTTGACCGATCGATAGTATGATATGGCTTTTGGTAATAATATAGGGCCAAAGAAGATAAGGAGGGACCGAATACTGGTTAAGGTTAGTTGTTGATTGCACAGGATGTGTAAGTggctatcaagaagaacaaagtcACACGGACAAAGTTGAATACCAGGAGATATACTTACGAGTCCCACGGGATCGCCATTATGGCGAATATCAAACCAAAATGGTCGTGTTCCTTTGTTGGTTCTGaggtgttgaagttgaacacGTTTTGTTACAAGATTGAGACAAGGCTGATAAACGACGTCAGTTCAGGAACGGCTTCAATAAGGCAAAGGTGGCGCCAAGCCTAAGGTACTGTCCGTATGTAGGAAGGCCTGAGGGACAGCGTTTCCATGAGATCCAATGTCGGCCAATGTGGGGGCTTAAACTTTTGGTGGAGCCGACCTCTCTTTTCAACGTAAAACCTCGgatttttcttctcttcaacaaacttctttctctcttcaccTCAATCATTCACCACAAACAAATCCTTTTCTTCGCCTTTTCGTTCACAATCACACCCCTCGCAATACTCACCATAGCTCAGTAGCGCAATAATATGGCTCTTGCGCCGTTATTCACTGCCTCCCGCTCCCCCCGTGCATTCGTGTATCATTATGTTCCCATTGGCACTTTCGAAGCTTTGGCGATCTCTCTGTGGTCGCTAGAGTCAATATGTTGCCTAGATCAAGCCCCAAATACCCTGCCAAGGGTTATTCTCTGTCGTGTTACAAAGTCTCAGCTTCGGCAATGAGGAACTTTGCGTCAAATTTATCTAAGAGATACATCTCCAATCGTAGTCAAGCTTTGCTTGTAGATATGCATATTTTTACTATGTGCGCGAACTAGCTATATCTATCACAGCCGTTTGCTtatgacttcttcttctcctccgcgGCGACCTTCTCGGCTGCGACGGGTGCTTCCTTGGCCTGCTTCGCGTTGAGGAGCAGACCAGCGATACCCACGATCAAGTCGCTGAAAAGCGCGATAACTCCTGTGCATGCCAACTGCCACGAAGCGATGCTGACACTTCCGATGGGGGCGCGAGGGAAAGACAGAATCCATTCTGCCCAGTATGGGAACCAGCCGTAAGGAAGCCAGAACATGGGCTCTGTGGCGTACCAGAAGGGCAGGAAGTATTGCGGCGCGCGTGTAACGACGACTCGGAGAACGGtgaggatcttgtcaaaGTTTGATCGAGCTGCCTCGTTGGTTTTCTCTGTAGTAGTCATTTGTCAGCTACCTCTTGATTCCCCTGAATCTCTATAATAGATGTGACGTACTGGTCTTCTCTAGCTGCTCGAGGAGCTTGTCGTGCTGACGACGGAGCTTTGCCCACTTGGCAAATTCATCCTGACTACTCGTGGAGTTCAGATCTCGTCGGACCTTGAGGTAATCGGCCTGGAGCTTGCGTTGCTCGCCTGCAGCCTTTGCTGTTGATACGGGGAGGAAGTTGATTATTGTCCAGAGCTTTTTTTAGTTAGTAGCTGAGCTAGATGACACGATCTGGGTTGAGTAGCGTACCAAATTGTTGATTGCGGCGGCTCCAATGGTATTGACGAGGTTAACGACAACTTCGACAACGAAGATGCTGAGCATAAGGGAGGCCATCTTGGGGGTCGAAGTGTATCAGCAGCGACAGATGATATGATTCGAGCGTATACACCGTGTATTCGGCCCTGTACCG belongs to Fusarium musae strain F31 chromosome 9, whole genome shotgun sequence and includes:
- a CDS encoding hypothetical protein (EggNog:ENOG41); this encodes MAIPWDSIRSLLIFFGPILLPKAISYYRSVKASSQSRHAPIVPVPPKVRVALALLAFLIISYILKTLPPFAPENLFLATQSRLQIPVDVLFNRVAVGRPDNILTKQDEALRGRFVNLESRLLYLQFGPEVLANCPFCTSEEPKTFFYYALPQLLWPHIANLFAIAFVTSPTFTGRAGSQWRPKATMAAMTIAALDIYFVNSYNYQANARALRLSEVDFFYWTARVARLVTLAAFDAALGWLLYLSATNRAFIEPPSPVERIEATSRALLTVKSKLSALGIVKNTALRDEDLRSRSHAYWSHEVRLMGEVMEEREVVEGVNDALTNRIDVATITRDAEGYAQNVLHSLRGETTEDDSI
- the GET1 gene encoding GET complex subunit get1 (EggNog:ENOG41), which translates into the protein MASLMLSIFVVEVVVNLVNTIGAAAINNLLWTIINFLPVSTAKAAGEQRKLQADYLKVRRDLNSTSSQDEFAKWAKLRRQHDKLLEQLEKTKKTNEAARSNFDKILTVLRVVVTRAPQYFLPFWYATEPMFWLPYGWFPYWAEWILSFPRAPIGSVSIASWQLACTGVIALFSDLIVGIAGLLLNAKQAKEAPVAAEKVAAEEKKKS